The sequence GAAACCACAATCTTTGCGTAATAAAGCTGTGTGAATTCCAAGCGACGCATGGAAGCGTTTCTCAAACGAGTTAATGAATCTGCAATTATATCATTTACCATATCTTATCCTTACCAACTAGCTTTTCTTAAGCCTGGGATGAGTCCCTCACTGCCCATTTTTCTAAGGCACACCCTACAAAGTCCAAAATCCCTATAAACCGAATGAGATCTCCCACAAATGCGACATCTAGTATAAGCCCTTACTTGGAATTTTGGTTTCCTTTGAGCCTTTGCTATCATTGATTTTTTAGCCATATTAACCCCTTATCTCACTTTTGCAAAAGGCAATCCAAGCAATTCTAACAACTTGAACGCTTCTTTATCGTTATCCGTAGAAGTTACCATAGTGATATTCATGCCATGACTTACCATAATATCATCATAAACCACTTCTGGGAAAATCAATTGCTCATTGATACCAAAGGTGTAATTCCCACGCCCATCAAACCCATTTCGTGAAATCCCTCTAAAGTCCTTCACTCTAGGCAATGAAATCACAATCAACTTTTCCAAGAAATTATACATGCGTTTATTTCTTAAGGTAACTTTCGCCCCCACTGCCATGCCTTCTCTGATCTTAAAGCCTGCAACGGATTTTTTCGCTTTAGTGATAACGGCTTTTTGCCCTGCAATCAAAGAAATCGTTTGTGCAATATTTTGCATGATTTTCATGTCTTTTGC comes from Helicobacter acinonychis and encodes:
- a CDS encoding type Z 30S ribosomal protein S14, whose protein sequence is MAKKSMIAKAQRKPKFQVRAYTRCRICGRSHSVYRDFGLCRVCLRKMGSEGLIPGLRKASW
- the rplE gene encoding 50S ribosomal protein L5; this encodes MFGLKQFYQNEVKVKLAQELDIKNPMLLPKLEKIVISVGAGAHAKDMKIMQNIAQTISLIAGQKAVITKAKKSVAGFKIREGMAVGAKVTLRNKRMYNFLEKLIVISLPRVKDFRGISRNGFDGRGNYTFGINEQLIFPEVVYDDIMVSHGMNITMVTSTDNDKEAFKLLELLGLPFAKVR